The Maridesulfovibrio bastinii DSM 16055 region AATACTTCCGGCCTTTTCGTTAATGGCAGAAAGACGGTCCGAAACATTATCAGTTGAGTTTACAAGATTCAGCAGGGATTTCTCTCTTGCATGTATATTCTCCTGAAGATTTCCGGCCAGTCTGGCAGACTCCTCAGTACTTTTTTCCACATCTTTCATGGATGTGGAAAGCTCTCTTGAAGTCTCTCTTATCAGTCTGCTGGTTGCGGTCACTTCGTTGGTTGAAGCGGCCTGTCTGGAAACATTTTCATCTATTCTGCCCACGGTAGAACTGATGTGCACCGCCGAAGAAGAAACCATCCTTCCAGAATCCTTGACATTGCCTATAAGTTCACCAAGTCCGGCAACCATTTTTTCAAACGAGACAACAAGATCACCGATCTCATTCCCCGGTCTGATAAGATGTTTTGAAATAACCCCCTTGGCGGCTGATTTACGCATCTGATCAATGCGCTTCGAGGCCGAATCAAGATCACCTTCAGAAATAAATTTTGCAATTTCAGTGAAGGCCTGTGTCGGTTTGAAGATAATATTCAAACCAAAAAGAAGAAATAAAATTGCCAGAACAGTAAACGCAGCCGCAACGGCAATTGTCGTACTCAGAGTTCCCGCAGAAGCCGCTTCAAGAGCGGCAAGAGGAACAGAGACAATCTGCGCGCATTCAATCCTTCCGGGCAGCCGGTTATAACCTTTATCCGTTTCAACAGGATAAAGCTCTTTCATTGATTCCGGAGCTTCAGCCGGAGTACCGTGGCATTCCATACAGGAAGGTTTGTTTTCTTCCCCCTCAGCCACAACATAATAATCAAGGCCGTTAATTTTATAGCTTCCTTCCAGTAAGGCTTTTTTACCGGCAGAATGCATGTCATCAAGTTTTGAAATTATCCGTGCTTCCACCGCTGTAGCCAGATTATCCGGATTACGAGGTTTTATGGATGCGGTTTTATAAGAAATTGAGTTGCGGAATTCTTCAGGTATTCTCTGAAAAACATTGTTGGCGGTGTATGATGTTGACTGTAGCTGCGGAACAAATTCATCAGGCGGCAGAAGCTTCGTGGCAACAGGTCTGATAACGGCCCCGGTATGCTTGCGGACGGCCTTCATGGTGTGCAGCATTATTTCCGCTTTGCCCTTGTATTCTTCGAAAAGGGTTTTTCTGCTGAAATTTGATATCAAAAGCAGAATCGCTCCTGTCAGAGCCACGCAGAAAACTATGCAGCCTATCATGAACTGTTTACGAATTTTCATCACCTTCCACCTTATATTTACTTAACTTGATTGAACTCAAATTCAATCATGGAAAAATCGTCATCAAACGCATCAGCACCCTGCAAAGCTCTAGTGTGGGTCAATAATTTTTCAACAGGATCGCCCAGCGGACCATTGCATGAGGTCATAAATTTTACGAACTCCTCAAACTCCCACATTTTTCCATCGGAAGCCTTTTTTAATTCATAAACCCCGTCACTGAAAACATAAAGGCGGTCGCCTTCTTTGACCCCGACCATATCACTGGTGTAATTCATCCCCGGCATACCGCCGATAATCATACCTGTGGTCCGCAGCAGACTGGCTTCACCGTCTCTGATAAGAAGAGCCGGAGGATGTCCTCCGCTGGAGAATGTCAAAGTGCCTTCAACTTTATTATACACCCCGTACCACATGGTAAAATACAGATTATTCTGCTTTTCCATCTGAAAAGTTTCATTCAGAGACTGCAAAACCATCTCCGGCTTGAAAAAATCGGTATCAGGAAGAGTTTGCGAACGCAGCACATTCATGGCGGAAACTGAAAGCAGGGCGGAACCGACACCATGGTCACAGACATCAAGAAGATACATGGCAAAATTATCCTCATCAAGCCAGTGATAACCAAATGAATCCCCGCCAAGTGAAGCAGAGGGGATAAATCGCCAGTCAGCCATCACAACTCCTTCCTTTACAGGAGAAGGAAGCAGGGAGGTAACATAATCAGCAGCAACAGCCAGTTCCTTCCGCATTGCGTTTCTACTCTCCAGCAATGCTTCATAAGCTTCATTTCTCTGTAGCAGGTTGATGTAACCTTTGGAGTGATAACGGATACGAGCAAGCAGCTCTATGCGGTCCGGCAGTTTAACAAGATAGTCGTTGGCCCCGAGAGCAAAAGCTTCAGCTTTGGTGGCCGCCTCCTCTTTGGTGGAAAGAACAATAAGAGGAACATCCTTAAGCTTTTTATTTGCCCGCATAAACCTGACCATGGTCATTCCGTCAATTTCAGGCATTACAAGATCCTGCAGAATAACTGTCGGCTCAAGCTCCTGAGCTATGGGGATGGCTCCGGCAGGGTCTGAAGTGAAATGGAAATCAATATCTTCCTCGCCCTCAAGCATCCGCCGAACAGCTTCACCCACCAGCGGCTGATCGTCTATAAGAAGCACGGTTATCTTATGTTCAGTAAGCAGAGTCTCAGTACTGTCCAGTCCACTCATATATCACTCCATTCCTCGGGCTTTGTTAAAATGCCTGACCATTGTCGGTCCAATAGCTTCAAGCGGTAAAATATGTGTTGCAGCTCCCATCTTCACAGCCACTCCGGGCATCCCCCAGACCACACTGCTTTCTTTGTCCTGAGCAACTGTTGTCCAACCGAGATTGCGCAGTTTCAGCAGCCCTTCAGCTCCATCGGCTCCCATACCGGTAAGCAGGACCGCAACCGATCCGGGAACCGGCGACAGCTCGCCAAGGCTTTTAAAAAAAATATCCACTGAGGGCACATAAGGACTTTCCCCGTTATCAGGCTTGAAATTGAGAACACCGTTTTTACCGATAACAAGATGCTTATTTCCGGGGGCAATAAGGGCTTCCCCTACTTTGAGAGTATCACCTGCCACGGCCAGACGAACCTTTATTCCGGCCTGACTG contains the following coding sequences:
- a CDS encoding methyl-accepting chemotaxis protein, whose translation is MKIRKQFMIGCIVFCVALTGAILLLISNFSRKTLFEEYKGKAEIMLHTMKAVRKHTGAVIRPVATKLLPPDEFVPQLQSTSYTANNVFQRIPEEFRNSISYKTASIKPRNPDNLATAVEARIISKLDDMHSAGKKALLEGSYKINGLDYYVVAEGEENKPSCMECHGTPAEAPESMKELYPVETDKGYNRLPGRIECAQIVSVPLAALEAASAGTLSTTIAVAAAFTVLAILFLLFGLNIIFKPTQAFTEIAKFISEGDLDSASKRIDQMRKSAAKGVISKHLIRPGNEIGDLVVSFEKMVAGLGELIGNVKDSGRMVSSSAVHISSTVGRIDENVSRQAASTNEVTATSRLIRETSRELSTSMKDVEKSTEESARLAGNLQENIHAREKSLLNLVNSTDNVSDRLSAINEKAGSINNIVTTIASIADQTNLLSLNAAIEAEKAGQYGQGFSVVAREIRRLADQTVIAAEDIEQMVRDMQNAVGAGVMEMDKFNQEVRSSVDEVQTLSRDLGVIIEQVGVLKPSFDEVSQSIGDQAYSAEQINEAMNDLSDVAAGTAESIQEFKRAVASLNYTVQSLNGTVSGFKIGLSSEADMDSEHDPD
- a CDS encoding SpoIIE family protein phosphatase, with protein sequence MSGLDSTETLLTEHKITVLLIDDQPLVGEAVRRMLEGEEDIDFHFTSDPAGAIPIAQELEPTVILQDLVMPEIDGMTMVRFMRANKKLKDVPLIVLSTKEEAATKAEAFALGANDYLVKLPDRIELLARIRYHSKGYINLLQRNEAYEALLESRNAMRKELAVAADYVTSLLPSPVKEGVVMADWRFIPSASLGGDSFGYHWLDEDNFAMYLLDVCDHGVGSALLSVSAMNVLRSQTLPDTDFFKPEMVLQSLNETFQMEKQNNLYFTMWYGVYNKVEGTLTFSSGGHPPALLIRDGEASLLRTTGMIIGGMPGMNYTSDMVGVKEGDRLYVFSDGVYELKKASDGKMWEFEEFVKFMTSCNGPLGDPVEKLLTHTRALQGADAFDDDFSMIEFEFNQVK